Proteins encoded within one genomic window of Aurantiacibacter spongiae:
- the ccoN gene encoding cytochrome-c oxidase, cbb3-type subunit I: MQAEAALGRAGLWFGVLILSIVMAATARDPGFSAHATIIGVVAFVLMWMSAARFDPMGRARGFFRMPEGFSRYDDDPVRWGVLATMFWAIVGMLAGVFIASQLAFPQLNIEPYFNFGRVRPLHTSAVIFAFGGNILIASSFYVVQRTCRAQLAFPALARFVFWGYQLFIVLAASGYLFGVTQSREYAEPEWYVDLWLTVVWVAYLIVFVGTLARRTEPHIYVANWFYLSFIITIAMLHIVNNLAVPVSLNGSLSFSAFAGVQDALTQWWYGHNAVAFFLTVPFLAMMYYFVPKQAERPVYSYRLSIIHFWSLIFLYIWAGPHHLHYTALPDWAQTLGMVFSVILWMPSWGGMINGLMTLNGAWDKVRTDPIIRMMVMAMAFYGMATFEGPMLSIKAVNSLSHYTDWTVGHVHSGALGWNGLISFAAVYFLVPRLWKRERMYSLRMINWHFWLATLGIVFYAASMWVAGITQGLMWREYGADGYLVNSFAETVAALHELYIIRAVGGAMYLAGAIIMGFNVCMTIAGRLREEAPMGAMPAYDPDKDRPLAGSALPEPAE, encoded by the coding sequence ATGCAGGCAGAAGCGGCCCTGGGGCGGGCGGGACTATGGTTCGGTGTCCTCATTCTTTCGATAGTCATGGCCGCCACGGCGCGCGATCCGGGCTTCTCTGCCCACGCGACGATCATCGGCGTCGTGGCCTTCGTGCTCATGTGGATGTCGGCGGCGCGGTTCGACCCCATGGGCCGAGCGCGCGGGTTCTTCCGGATGCCCGAAGGGTTCTCGCGATACGACGACGATCCCGTCCGCTGGGGTGTCCTCGCCACCATGTTCTGGGCGATCGTGGGCATGCTGGCGGGAGTTTTCATCGCCTCGCAACTGGCCTTTCCGCAGCTCAACATCGAGCCATACTTCAACTTCGGACGGGTCCGACCGCTGCACACGTCTGCGGTGATCTTCGCCTTCGGCGGCAACATCCTGATCGCGAGCAGCTTCTACGTGGTCCAGCGGACCTGCCGCGCGCAGCTCGCCTTCCCCGCGCTCGCGCGGTTCGTCTTCTGGGGCTACCAGCTGTTCATCGTCCTCGCCGCCTCGGGCTACCTGTTCGGCGTCACGCAGAGCCGGGAATATGCGGAACCCGAATGGTACGTGGATCTGTGGCTGACCGTCGTATGGGTCGCCTACCTGATCGTCTTCGTCGGCACGCTGGCGCGCCGGACGGAGCCGCACATCTACGTCGCCAACTGGTTCTATCTCTCCTTCATCATCACCATCGCGATGCTGCACATCGTCAACAACCTGGCGGTGCCCGTCTCGCTTAACGGCTCGCTGTCGTTCTCCGCCTTCGCCGGGGTGCAGGACGCGCTGACGCAGTGGTGGTACGGCCACAATGCCGTCGCGTTCTTCCTGACAGTACCGTTCCTCGCCATGATGTACTACTTCGTGCCCAAGCAGGCCGAACGTCCGGTCTACAGCTACCGGCTCTCGATCATACACTTCTGGTCGCTGATCTTCCTCTACATCTGGGCCGGGCCGCACCATCTCCACTACACGGCGCTCCCCGACTGGGCGCAGACGCTCGGAATGGTGTTCTCGGTGATCCTGTGGATGCCCAGCTGGGGCGGGATGATCAACGGGCTCATGACGCTCAACGGGGCATGGGACAAGGTCCGCACCGATCCGATCATCCGCATGATGGTCATGGCAATGGCCTTCTACGGCATGGCCACCTTCGAAGGACCCATGCTCAGCATCAAGGCGGTCAATTCGCTCTCGCATTACACCGACTGGACAGTGGGCCACGTGCATTCGGGCGCGCTCGGGTGGAACGGGCTGATCAGCTTCGCCGCGGTCTACTTCCTCGTCCCGCGCCTGTGGAAGCGCGAGCGGATGTATTCGCTGCGCATGATCAACTGGCACTTCTGGCTCGCGACGCTCGGCATCGTCTTCTACGCGGCGAGCATGTGGGTGGCCGGCATCACCCAGGGCCTGATGTGGCGCGAATACGGGGCGGACGGATACCTGGTGAACAGCTTCGCAGAGACCGTCGCGGCCTTGCACGAACTCTACATCATCCGAGCCGTCGGCGGGGCGATGTACCTCGCCGGTGCCATCATCATGGGGTTCAACGTCTGTATGACGATAGCAGGCCGGCTCCGCGAGGAGGCGCCTATGGGCGCAATGCCGGCCTACGACCCGGACAAGGACCGCCCCCTCGCCGGGTCGGCCCTCCCCGAGCCCGCGGAATAG
- a CDS encoding helix-turn-helix domain-containing protein: MHASHPLSAFLPTRQLRVPQGDFDDEIGTDGRTIVYIEEGVVKLVGHLGADREQIAAFAFEGDVLVVPAHVSTPHTLHALKDSVVYFLRSDDLLLKGRPATGAGQLLDRILADLGRSRELSALLGRKSARERICGFLVEMEERIGRRENGAVTLDLPMSRREIGDHLGLTIETVSRQLTDLRERRAIATCGRSRIDILDPQGLRALAGSVD, encoded by the coding sequence ATGCACGCCTCGCATCCGTTGTCCGCGTTCCTGCCGACACGGCAGCTCCGCGTTCCGCAGGGAGACTTCGACGACGAGATAGGGACGGACGGAAGGACCATCGTCTACATCGAGGAAGGGGTGGTCAAGCTCGTCGGACACCTCGGAGCGGACCGGGAACAGATCGCCGCGTTCGCGTTCGAGGGGGACGTCCTCGTCGTCCCGGCCCATGTGTCCACTCCGCATACGCTCCACGCCCTGAAGGACAGCGTCGTGTACTTCCTGCGATCGGACGATCTGCTTCTGAAGGGAAGACCGGCCACGGGCGCGGGACAGCTGCTCGACCGCATCCTCGCCGATCTCGGGCGCTCCCGCGAACTGTCCGCCCTCCTCGGCAGGAAATCGGCACGAGAACGAATCTGCGGTTTCCTCGTCGAGATGGAAGAACGCATCGGAAGACGGGAGAACGGAGCCGTCACACTCGATCTGCCGATGTCGCGCAGGGAGATCGGCGACCATCTCGGGCTCACAATCGAGACCGTCAGCCGGCAGCTGACCGATCTCCGGGAACGAAGGGCCATCGCGACGTGCGGAAGGTCACGCATCGACATCCTCGATCCGCAAGGCCTGCGTGCGCTCGCCGGCTCGGTTGATTGA
- a CDS encoding NnrS family protein: MTTNTERLELRRRRMAQSPPILRGGFRPFFLGAGAWALIALTIWLAFLFGWDSARLIDDPVAWHRHEMLFGFAGAAIAGFALTAVPNWTGRLPIAGGALAGLFGLWLMGRIVPLTTAGHPVASALLDGGFQILLAFLLGREIVRSGNRNVPVVAIIAAFGIASTLDRLEMGGVVDVGAIGWRGGLALVAVLIALIGGRIVPSFTRNWLASQGCEGRLPAQADRFDLAIMVLGGMALLSWLALPGSLSSGWLLLGAGIGHALRLARWQGWRCASNALVAILHMGYGWLSAGLMLLGLAAFDLVTETLAVHALTTGAIATMILAVMTRATLGHTGRPLMASGITKLSYVLITVAAVARVLAGLAIAPSHALMAVAGAAWCAAFTLFLLEYGPMLWSPRLDEHKVART, translated from the coding sequence ATGACGACGAACACAGAACGCCTCGAATTGCGCCGTCGCAGGATGGCGCAGAGTCCACCGATCCTCCGGGGCGGATTTCGCCCGTTCTTCTTGGGAGCAGGCGCGTGGGCGCTCATCGCGCTCACGATCTGGCTGGCGTTCCTGTTCGGGTGGGACTCAGCCCGGCTGATCGACGACCCCGTCGCCTGGCACCGGCACGAGATGCTGTTCGGCTTCGCCGGTGCCGCGATCGCCGGGTTCGCGCTCACGGCGGTGCCGAACTGGACCGGGCGTCTGCCCATAGCAGGCGGCGCGCTGGCAGGTCTGTTCGGCCTCTGGCTCATGGGAAGGATCGTCCCGTTGACCACTGCGGGGCATCCGGTGGCCTCGGCGCTCCTCGATGGTGGCTTCCAAATCCTGCTGGCCTTCCTGCTCGGGCGGGAGATCGTCCGGAGCGGCAACCGGAACGTTCCGGTCGTCGCGATCATCGCCGCCTTCGGCATCGCCAGCACACTGGACCGGCTCGAGATGGGCGGGGTCGTCGACGTCGGTGCGATCGGATGGCGTGGCGGCCTGGCACTTGTCGCGGTGCTGATCGCGCTGATCGGGGGAAGGATCGTTCCCAGCTTCACGCGGAACTGGCTCGCCTCGCAAGGGTGCGAGGGCCGCCTTCCGGCACAGGCGGACCGTTTCGACCTCGCCATCATGGTCCTCGGCGGCATGGCGCTGCTGTCCTGGCTGGCGCTTCCCGGATCCCTCTCATCCGGTTGGCTGCTGCTGGGCGCGGGGATCGGACACGCTTTGCGGCTGGCCCGCTGGCAGGGGTGGCGCTGCGCGTCCAACGCGCTCGTGGCGATCCTCCATATGGGCTATGGCTGGCTATCGGCAGGGCTGATGCTGCTCGGTCTGGCCGCCTTCGACCTCGTGACGGAAACACTGGCCGTGCACGCCCTGACCACCGGAGCGATCGCGACCATGATCCTCGCGGTGATGACCCGAGCGACCCTGGGCCATACGGGCCGACCGCTCATGGCGAGCGGAATCACGAAGCTCTCGTACGTCCTCATCACCGTCGCCGCCGTCGCGCGCGTGCTGGCCGGTCTCGCGATCGCGCCGTCCCACGCGCTGATGGCCGTGGCGGGGGCCGCGTGGTGCGCCGCCTTCACCCTGTTCCTCCTCGAATACGGACCGATGCTGTGGTCGCCACGACTGGACGAGCACAAGGTAGCCAGGACGTGA
- a CDS encoding Crp/Fnr family transcriptional regulator, whose translation MDDTGTSDELNFCQACSIRNRAICADLDDTEIALLNRIGRRKNLSAGESLLWEGDQAVFVANVVTGMLKLSTTTGDGREQILGLSYPSDFLGRPYGERTPYDAQALTETTVCVFRRVDFERFAHEHPRLERKLLERTLGELDRSRRWMLLLGRMSAEERLATLLLEISERLAASTCGGDASPLDVFELPVSRQQIADILGLTIETVSRQFTRLREEEIIGMNGRRDVEVLRRDLLEAIVG comes from the coding sequence ATGGACGATACCGGAACTAGCGACGAGCTGAACTTCTGCCAGGCGTGCTCGATCCGCAACCGCGCCATCTGCGCCGACCTCGACGACACGGAGATCGCGCTGCTCAACCGCATCGGACGCAGGAAGAATCTCTCGGCAGGGGAATCTCTGCTGTGGGAAGGCGACCAAGCCGTCTTCGTGGCGAACGTCGTCACCGGCATGCTCAAGCTGTCCACGACGACCGGCGACGGGCGCGAGCAGATCCTCGGCCTCTCCTATCCGTCCGACTTCCTCGGCAGGCCCTATGGCGAAAGGACCCCGTACGATGCGCAGGCCCTGACGGAGACGACGGTATGCGTGTTCCGTCGCGTGGACTTCGAACGCTTCGCGCACGAACATCCCCGGCTCGAACGCAAGCTGCTCGAGCGGACCCTGGGGGAACTGGACAGATCGAGACGCTGGATGCTGCTCCTCGGGCGCATGTCGGCCGAAGAGAGGCTCGCCACCCTCCTGCTGGAGATATCCGAACGACTGGCGGCGAGCACGTGCGGAGGCGACGCATCGCCGCTCGACGTCTTCGAACTCCCCGTGTCGCGCCAGCAGATCGCGGACATCCTGGGATTGACGATCGAAACGGTGAGCCGGCAGTTCACCCGTCTGCGGGAAGAGGAGATCATAGGGATGAATGGAAGAAGGGACGTCGAGGTCCTGCGACGCGATCTTCTCGAAGCCATCGTGGGCTAG